The proteins below come from a single Canis aureus isolate CA01 chromosome 14, VMU_Caureus_v.1.0, whole genome shotgun sequence genomic window:
- the C14H8orf33 gene encoding UPF0488 protein C8orf33 homolog isoform X1 — MAARDAAAAASPGAARTPRSPRAPGSPPGAASPSAVTPPAARLGSGPPAGRDAAPGGRPEQRGGDGAAKNQKKKKNRNGAPVARGGGKDPEEPAPEEAPRSAEAQEEQLARELAWCVEQLELGLRTRRPSPKQREQAAGAIRSLRSDSTPLPRKRQLMRSLFGDYRARMEAERRDALRALRAAARAAQVQPVGEATRKKSGRVCRPRQAGVAKATQDTPDEEFRFNFF; from the exons ATGGCG GCCCGAGACGCAGCAGCGGCCGCAAGCCCAGGCGCCGCCCGCacgccccgcagcccccgggcCCCTGGGTCGCCGCCCGGCGCCGCGAGTCCTTCCGCCGTGACGCCCCCCGCAGCCCGCCTCGGCTCCGGGCCCCCCGCCGGCCGTGACGCCGCCCCCGGGGGCCGCCCCGAGCAACGTGGGGGCGACGGAGCGGCCAAgaaccagaagaagaagaaaaaccggAACGGGGCCCCCGTGGCGCGTGGCGGCGGGAAGGACCCAGAGGAGCCGGCCCCAGAGGAAGCGCCCCGGAGCGCGGAGGCTCAG GAGGAGCAGCTGGCCCGGGAGCTGGCTTGGTGCGTGGAGCAGCTGGAGCTGGGCCTCAGGACGCGGAGACCGAGTCCGAAACAGA GAGAGCAGGCCGCTGGGGCGATCCGGAGCCTGCGCAGCGACAGCACCCCCCTGCCGCGGAAGAGGCAGCTGATGCGCTCCTTGTTCGGGGACTACAGGGCTCGCATGGAGGCCGAGCGGCGCGACGCCCTGCGGGCGCTCAGGGCAG CGGCCCGCGCGGCTCAGGTGCAGCCTGTAGGTGAGGCCACCAGAAAGAAGAGCGGAAGGGTCTGCAGGCCTCGCCAGGCAGGTGTAGCCAAGGCCACCCAGGATACCCCTGATGAAGAGTTCAGGTTCAATTTCTTTTAG
- the C14H8orf33 gene encoding UPF0488 protein C8orf33 homolog isoform X2, translating into MAARDAAAAASPGAARTPRSPRAPGSPPGAASPSAVTPPAARLGSGPPAGRDAAPGGRPEQRGGDGAAKNQKKKKNRNGAPVARGGGKDPEEPAPEEAPRSAEAQEEQLARELAWCVEQLELGLRTRRPSPKQREQAAGAIRSLRSDSTPLPRKRQLMRSLFGDYRARMEAERRDALRALRAALLLIWVFPKCR; encoded by the exons ATGGCG GCCCGAGACGCAGCAGCGGCCGCAAGCCCAGGCGCCGCCCGCacgccccgcagcccccgggcCCCTGGGTCGCCGCCCGGCGCCGCGAGTCCTTCCGCCGTGACGCCCCCCGCAGCCCGCCTCGGCTCCGGGCCCCCCGCCGGCCGTGACGCCGCCCCCGGGGGCCGCCCCGAGCAACGTGGGGGCGACGGAGCGGCCAAgaaccagaagaagaagaaaaaccggAACGGGGCCCCCGTGGCGCGTGGCGGCGGGAAGGACCCAGAGGAGCCGGCCCCAGAGGAAGCGCCCCGGAGCGCGGAGGCTCAG GAGGAGCAGCTGGCCCGGGAGCTGGCTTGGTGCGTGGAGCAGCTGGAGCTGGGCCTCAGGACGCGGAGACCGAGTCCGAAACAGA GAGAGCAGGCCGCTGGGGCGATCCGGAGCCTGCGCAGCGACAGCACCCCCCTGCCGCGGAAGAGGCAGCTGATGCGCTCCTTGTTCGGGGACTACAGGGCTCGCATGGAGGCCGAGCGGCGCGACGCCCTGCGGGCGCTCAGGGCAG